In Aedes albopictus strain Foshan chromosome 3, AalbF5, whole genome shotgun sequence, the following are encoded in one genomic region:
- the LOC115267981 gene encoding esterase B1 isoform X1, with protein sequence MLSRFGAVFAAVVVLCGLNATPVPAYSCIVQFEEESSGRGSFKRTFNGNPYCEFLGIRYAAPPTGALRFENPVLLPPHGNQNFTKLGNVCPQVDDLNVVTQILGDEDCLFLDVYRPNGASGDVSQRLPVLVFIHGGSFSVGSSTSDFHGVDLLIDHVSLKPIVKSFLYFKASYILQEVIIVSIQYRLDQLGFLRSDEFNVSGNFGLKDQRTALRWVQRYIHHFGGDPRRVTLMGHSAGAASVTYHLYSENSKGLFHQAFALGGSMLAPWAYLYDASLYSHQYFKELNITSIEQMKSVDFKSFWSRDIVYKFATVNYGFCVPSAELDASDAVVTRSPQELIRSKPINDVPLLFGQSSEEFELFLSYVDDYWMGENFPNFQNETLKSYIDAIVDRAAELAERSGVELDKNVFYLELANTANWFFPNKHLLEEYSKWVPDETYFFRFQFDGKFGWYKKAFHGHIDEVKHYGAIHGDELGYIFTPYNVREALANRSAFRDEWRIHEQTVQLLASFIKFGSPNYPGSRLEWPPYDGNTASPKYLNIDKAFEIRSDQWSLYHSFWGAIYQCLYHYNCNDIKDLLRMVVKDKRLV encoded by the exons ATGTTATCACGGTTTGGTGCGGTGTTCGCGGCGGTGGTAGTTTTGTGTGGCCTCAATGCAACCCCGGTACCGGCGTACAGTTGCATCGtgcaatttgaagaagagagctCGGGACGAGGCAGCTTCAAACGAACTTTCAACGGGAATCCCTATTGTGAATTTCTGGGGATCCGGTATGCGGCACCTCCGACAGGAGCATTGCGGTTCGAG AATCCAGTACTGTTGCCACCTCATGGCAACCAGAATTTCACCAAATTGGGAAATGTTTGTCCGCAGGTGGACGATCTCAATGTCGTGACACAAATTCTAGGTGATGAGGATTGCTTGTTTCTGGATGTTTATCGACCCAATGGAGCTAGCGGCGATGTTTCGCAAAGGTTACCAGTGCTTGTGTTCATCCACGGAGGAAGTTTTTCAGTGGGATCGTCAACTAGTGACTTCCACGGAGTTGATCTACTAATTGACCATGTGAGTTTGAAGCCGATCGTGAAAAGTTTCTTGTATTTCAAAGCAAGTTACATCTTACAGGAAGTCATCATTGTTAGCATTCAGTATCGACTGGACCAGCTGGGATTTCTACGGTCGGACGAGTTCAACGTAAGTGGAAACTTTGGGCTCAAGGATCAGAGAACGGCCTTACGCTGGGTTCAGCGATATATACACCATTTTGGGGGAGATCCCCGCAGGGTTACCCTAATGGGCCACAGTGCTGGAGCTGCCTCAGTGACATACCATCTTTATTCGGAAAATTCCAAAGGGCTATTCCACCAGGCGTTCGCCTTGGGAGGATCAATGCTTGCCCCATGGGCTTATTTGTACGACGCTAGTCTTTACTCACATCAGTATTTCAAAGAACTAAACATCACTTCAATCGAGCAAATGAAATCGGTAGACTTTAAGTCATTCTGGAGCCGTGACATCGTTTACAAATTTGCGACGGTCAATTATGGATTCTGTGTTCCTAGCGCAGAACTGGACGCTTCGGATGCAGTTGTGACACGTTCACCGCAGGAGTTGATCCGCTCAAAGCCAATCAATGACGTACCTCTCCTGTTTGGTCAATCATCCGAGGAGTTTGAGCTATTCCTGAGCTACGTAGACGACTATTGGATGGGAGAAAACTTTCCCAACTTCCAAAATGAAACCTTGAAGAGCTACATCGATGCGATAGTGGACAGAGCTGCGGAGCTAGCGGAGCGAAGCGGAGTTGAACTGGACAAAAATGTGTTCTATCTGGAGCTGGCTAATACAGCAAATTGGTTCTTCCCGAACAAACATCTGCTGGAAGAGTACTCCAAATGGGTTCCGGATGAGACGTACTTCTTCCGGTTCCAATTCGATGGGAAattcggttggtacaagaaggctttCCACGGTCACATCGATGAAGTGAAGCACTACGGTGCAATCCACGGCGATGAACTGGGATACATCTTCACACCTTACAACGTGAGGGAAGCTTTGGCCAATAGGAGTGCGTTCCGGGATGAATGGCGAATTCACGAGCAGACGGTTCAACTTCTTGCAAGCTTTATAAAATTCGG GTCACCGAATTACCCTGGATCAAGATTGGAATGGCCGCCATACGACGGAAATACAGCAAGCCCAAAGTACCTGAATATTGATAAGGCGTTCGAAATACGGTCGGATCAGTGGAGTTTGTATCACTCCTTTTGGGGTGCCATTTATCAGTGCTTGTATCACTACAACTGTAATGATATCAAAGATCTGCTGAGAATGGTGGTGAAGGATAAAAGATTAGTTTGA
- the LOC115267981 gene encoding esterase B1 isoform X2: protein MLSRFGAVFAAVVVLCGLNATPVPAYSCIVQFEEESSGRGSFKRTFNGNPYCEFLGIRYAAPPTGALRFENPVLLPPHGNQNFTKLGNVCPQVDDLNVVTQILGDEDCLFLDVYRPNGASGDVSQRLPVLVFIHGGSFSVGSSTSDFHGVDLLIDHEVIIVSIQYRLDQLGFLRSDEFNVSGNFGLKDQRTALRWVQRYIHHFGGDPRRVTLMGHSAGAASVTYHLYSENSKGLFHQAFALGGSMLAPWAYLYDASLYSHQYFKELNITSIEQMKSVDFKSFWSRDIVYKFATVNYGFCVPSAELDASDAVVTRSPQELIRSKPINDVPLLFGQSSEEFELFLSYVDDYWMGENFPNFQNETLKSYIDAIVDRAAELAERSGVELDKNVFYLELANTANWFFPNKHLLEEYSKWVPDETYFFRFQFDGKFGWYKKAFHGHIDEVKHYGAIHGDELGYIFTPYNVREALANRSAFRDEWRIHEQTVQLLASFIKFGSPNYPGSRLEWPPYDGNTASPKYLNIDKAFEIRSDQWSLYHSFWGAIYQCLYHYNCNDIKDLLRMVVKDKRLV, encoded by the exons ATGTTATCACGGTTTGGTGCGGTGTTCGCGGCGGTGGTAGTTTTGTGTGGCCTCAATGCAACCCCGGTACCGGCGTACAGTTGCATCGtgcaatttgaagaagagagctCGGGACGAGGCAGCTTCAAACGAACTTTCAACGGGAATCCCTATTGTGAATTTCTGGGGATCCGGTATGCGGCACCTCCGACAGGAGCATTGCGGTTCGAG AATCCAGTACTGTTGCCACCTCATGGCAACCAGAATTTCACCAAATTGGGAAATGTTTGTCCGCAGGTGGACGATCTCAATGTCGTGACACAAATTCTAGGTGATGAGGATTGCTTGTTTCTGGATGTTTATCGACCCAATGGAGCTAGCGGCGATGTTTCGCAAAGGTTACCAGTGCTTGTGTTCATCCACGGAGGAAGTTTTTCAGTGGGATCGTCAACTAGTGACTTCCACGGAGTTGATCTACTAATTGACCAT GAAGTCATCATTGTTAGCATTCAGTATCGACTGGACCAGCTGGGATTTCTACGGTCGGACGAGTTCAACGTAAGTGGAAACTTTGGGCTCAAGGATCAGAGAACGGCCTTACGCTGGGTTCAGCGATATATACACCATTTTGGGGGAGATCCCCGCAGGGTTACCCTAATGGGCCACAGTGCTGGAGCTGCCTCAGTGACATACCATCTTTATTCGGAAAATTCCAAAGGGCTATTCCACCAGGCGTTCGCCTTGGGAGGATCAATGCTTGCCCCATGGGCTTATTTGTACGACGCTAGTCTTTACTCACATCAGTATTTCAAAGAACTAAACATCACTTCAATCGAGCAAATGAAATCGGTAGACTTTAAGTCATTCTGGAGCCGTGACATCGTTTACAAATTTGCGACGGTCAATTATGGATTCTGTGTTCCTAGCGCAGAACTGGACGCTTCGGATGCAGTTGTGACACGTTCACCGCAGGAGTTGATCCGCTCAAAGCCAATCAATGACGTACCTCTCCTGTTTGGTCAATCATCCGAGGAGTTTGAGCTATTCCTGAGCTACGTAGACGACTATTGGATGGGAGAAAACTTTCCCAACTTCCAAAATGAAACCTTGAAGAGCTACATCGATGCGATAGTGGACAGAGCTGCGGAGCTAGCGGAGCGAAGCGGAGTTGAACTGGACAAAAATGTGTTCTATCTGGAGCTGGCTAATACAGCAAATTGGTTCTTCCCGAACAAACATCTGCTGGAAGAGTACTCCAAATGGGTTCCGGATGAGACGTACTTCTTCCGGTTCCAATTCGATGGGAAattcggttggtacaagaaggctttCCACGGTCACATCGATGAAGTGAAGCACTACGGTGCAATCCACGGCGATGAACTGGGATACATCTTCACACCTTACAACGTGAGGGAAGCTTTGGCCAATAGGAGTGCGTTCCGGGATGAATGGCGAATTCACGAGCAGACGGTTCAACTTCTTGCAAGCTTTATAAAATTCGG GTCACCGAATTACCCTGGATCAAGATTGGAATGGCCGCCATACGACGGAAATACAGCAAGCCCAAAGTACCTGAATATTGATAAGGCGTTCGAAATACGGTCGGATCAGTGGAGTTTGTATCACTCCTTTTGGGGTGCCATTTATCAGTGCTTGTATCACTACAACTGTAATGATATCAAAGATCTGCTGAGAATGGTGGTGAAGGATAAAAGATTAGTTTGA